One segment of Alligator mississippiensis isolate rAllMis1 chromosome 13, rAllMis1, whole genome shotgun sequence DNA contains the following:
- the IL21R gene encoding interleukin-21 receptor isoform X1: MRNMLWLQAVAFFFLQHSASCTDLSCFVDYAETLSCFLKTDLSTTGGTSYDLTATWDNDNIWSLAELSRNTTHVQYVCYEDQTHFFIDATFTVCVAKPAEGQHAASNSCRSFVLADNIKPSPPFNLTATFSDGYNISWETIYQHPDYFLLGDELEYELRYKKRSDPWENQRTKTIPEDKRSLVLLPLEFEGGTEYELQVRARPQASRDLYHGVWSEWSPALTLTATPQVAQTKGPGPGPGSGSGSGWLLLLGIVLVAAVSIALLLTKHRSLQEKMKIFIPNPAPFFKPLYMVHNGDFKKWVGVSCTKVTLDLFDWGVVLPEALEVYSKHLSSDVPKEEKRLLRKDPPGKSCGSGLAVCGPDSLSLLSSLNSSRGTPDRSYGHLSIDTVTVADEFMPCSSQCRCHSASRGHEPLGDEGAGNGEDGYPKLDLDGDGRDSSSAMVAADLSTQDKVIALGSVSMECLQGEGVGGILGALCLHPNDWDLGSPTCLPSPGGDSTSDMEGYGFPRSARTSDGYPTVCLDLDTIDSGFVDSDCGSPVDCEFERSSQTDPGSVTLDKEVSDFPRSYVKQWVSCRPATPVAGTPPS; this comes from the exons ATGAGGAACATGCTGTGGCTCCAGGCTGTTGCCTTCTTCTTCCTCCAGCACA GTGCCAGTTGCACCGACCTTTCTTGTTTTGTGGACTACGCAGAGACGCTCTCCTGCTTCCTGAAAACCGACCTCAGCACCACCGGCGGGACCTCATATGACCTCACAGCAACATG GGACAATGACAACATCTGGAGCCTGGCAGAGCTCTCCAGAAACACCACCCACGTGCAATACGTGTGCTACGAGGACCAGACGCATTTCTTCATTGATGCCACGTTCACGGTGTGCGTGGCCAAGCCGGCcgaggggcagcatgcagcttccaaCAGCTGCAGGAGCTTTGTCCTGGCTGATAACA TTAAACCCTCCCCACCCTTCAACCTGACGGCCACGTTCTCTGACGGATACAATATCTCTTGGGAAACCATCTACCAGCACCCGGACTATTTCCTCCTGGGCGACGAGCTGGAGTACGAGCTGCGGTACAAGAAGAGGAGCGACCCCTGGGAG AACCAGAGGACGAAGACGATACCCGAGGACAAGCGGAGCCTGGTGCTCCTGCCCCTGGAGTTCGAGGGGGGCACCGAGTACGAGCTGCAGGTGCGCGCCCGgccccaggccagcagggacTTGTACCATGGCGTGTGGAGCGAGTGGAGCCCCGCGCTGACGCTGACAGCCACCCCCCAGG TTGCTCAGACAAAGGGACCAGGACCGGGACCAGGATCGGGATCAGGATcggggtggctgctgctgctgggcatcgTCCTGGTGGCTGCTGTCTCCATCGCGCTGCTGCTGACCAAGCACCGCAG cctgcaggagaAGATGAAGATTTTCATCCCGAACCCGGCTCCCTTCTTCAAGCCGCTTTACATGGTGCACAATGGCGATTTCAAG AAATGGGTCGGCGTGTCCTGCACCAAGGTGACCCTGGATTTATTTGACTGGGGCGTTGTTCTCCCCGAAGCGCTGGAAGTCTACAGCAAGCACCTGTCCAGCGATGTCCCCAAGGAGGAGAAGAGATTGCTCAGGAAGGACCCCCCTGGCAAGTCCTGCGGGTCCGGCCTGGCAGTGTGTGGCCCGGACAGCCTGTCCCTGCTGTCCAGTCTGAACAGCAGCCGCGGGACCCCAGACCGGTCCTACGGCCACCTCTCCATCGACACCGTCACTGTGGCCGATGAGTTCATGCCATGTTCTTCCCAGTGCCGCTGTCACAGTGCTTCCCGGGGTCACGAGCCATTGGGTGACGAAGGTGCTGGCAACGGAGAGGATGGCTACCCCAAGCTGGACCTCGATGGTGACGGCAGAGACAGCTCCAGCGCAATGGTGGCAGCTGACCTGAGCACCCAGGACAAGGTCATTGCCTTGGGCTCCGTCTCCATGGAGTgcttgcagggggaaggggtgggcggCATCTTGGGAGCCCTTTGTCTGCATCCCAACGACTGGGACTTGGGCAGCCCCACTTGTCTGCCTTCCCCTGGGGGCGACAGCACGTCCGACATGGAGGGCTACGGCTTCCCGCGCAGTGCGAGGACCAGCGACGGGTACCCAACCGTCTGCCTGGACCTGGACACTATTGACAGTGGCTTTGTGGACTCCGACTGTGGCAGCCCTGTGGACTGCGAGTTTGAGAGGAGCAGTCAGACCGACCCGGGGTCCGTCACGCTGGACAAGGAAGTCTCGGACTTCCCACGGAGCTACGTCAAACAGTGGGTCTCCTGCCGCCCTGCCACCCCGGTCGCCGGGACGCCGCCAAGCTGA
- the IL21R gene encoding interleukin-21 receptor isoform X2: MTSQQHVKPSPPFNLTATFSDGYNISWETIYQHPDYFLLGDELEYELRYKKRSDPWENQRTKTIPEDKRSLVLLPLEFEGGTEYELQVRARPQASRDLYHGVWSEWSPALTLTATPQVAQTKGPGPGPGSGSGSGWLLLLGIVLVAAVSIALLLTKHRSLQEKMKIFIPNPAPFFKPLYMVHNGDFKKWVGVSCTKVTLDLFDWGVVLPEALEVYSKHLSSDVPKEEKRLLRKDPPGKSCGSGLAVCGPDSLSLLSSLNSSRGTPDRSYGHLSIDTVTVADEFMPCSSQCRCHSASRGHEPLGDEGAGNGEDGYPKLDLDGDGRDSSSAMVAADLSTQDKVIALGSVSMECLQGEGVGGILGALCLHPNDWDLGSPTCLPSPGGDSTSDMEGYGFPRSARTSDGYPTVCLDLDTIDSGFVDSDCGSPVDCEFERSSQTDPGSVTLDKEVSDFPRSYVKQWVSCRPATPVAGTPPS, translated from the exons ATGACCTCACAGCAACATG TTAAACCCTCCCCACCCTTCAACCTGACGGCCACGTTCTCTGACGGATACAATATCTCTTGGGAAACCATCTACCAGCACCCGGACTATTTCCTCCTGGGCGACGAGCTGGAGTACGAGCTGCGGTACAAGAAGAGGAGCGACCCCTGGGAG AACCAGAGGACGAAGACGATACCCGAGGACAAGCGGAGCCTGGTGCTCCTGCCCCTGGAGTTCGAGGGGGGCACCGAGTACGAGCTGCAGGTGCGCGCCCGgccccaggccagcagggacTTGTACCATGGCGTGTGGAGCGAGTGGAGCCCCGCGCTGACGCTGACAGCCACCCCCCAGG TTGCTCAGACAAAGGGACCAGGACCGGGACCAGGATCGGGATCAGGATcggggtggctgctgctgctgggcatcgTCCTGGTGGCTGCTGTCTCCATCGCGCTGCTGCTGACCAAGCACCGCAG cctgcaggagaAGATGAAGATTTTCATCCCGAACCCGGCTCCCTTCTTCAAGCCGCTTTACATGGTGCACAATGGCGATTTCAAG AAATGGGTCGGCGTGTCCTGCACCAAGGTGACCCTGGATTTATTTGACTGGGGCGTTGTTCTCCCCGAAGCGCTGGAAGTCTACAGCAAGCACCTGTCCAGCGATGTCCCCAAGGAGGAGAAGAGATTGCTCAGGAAGGACCCCCCTGGCAAGTCCTGCGGGTCCGGCCTGGCAGTGTGTGGCCCGGACAGCCTGTCCCTGCTGTCCAGTCTGAACAGCAGCCGCGGGACCCCAGACCGGTCCTACGGCCACCTCTCCATCGACACCGTCACTGTGGCCGATGAGTTCATGCCATGTTCTTCCCAGTGCCGCTGTCACAGTGCTTCCCGGGGTCACGAGCCATTGGGTGACGAAGGTGCTGGCAACGGAGAGGATGGCTACCCCAAGCTGGACCTCGATGGTGACGGCAGAGACAGCTCCAGCGCAATGGTGGCAGCTGACCTGAGCACCCAGGACAAGGTCATTGCCTTGGGCTCCGTCTCCATGGAGTgcttgcagggggaaggggtgggcggCATCTTGGGAGCCCTTTGTCTGCATCCCAACGACTGGGACTTGGGCAGCCCCACTTGTCTGCCTTCCCCTGGGGGCGACAGCACGTCCGACATGGAGGGCTACGGCTTCCCGCGCAGTGCGAGGACCAGCGACGGGTACCCAACCGTCTGCCTGGACCTGGACACTATTGACAGTGGCTTTGTGGACTCCGACTGTGGCAGCCCTGTGGACTGCGAGTTTGAGAGGAGCAGTCAGACCGACCCGGGGTCCGTCACGCTGGACAAGGAAGTCTCGGACTTCCCACGGAGCTACGTCAAACAGTGGGTCTCCTGCCGCCCTGCCACCCCGGTCGCCGGGACGCCGCCAAGCTGA
- the LOC106737976 gene encoding interleukin-9 receptor, whose translation MGQDTQCTYLQLCLAALALAREGEGTEELPGNLSCLNNYETRADCTWVTDGPVGDGPFYLNFTDLIPAETSSCVLTASGASPRRHHCSIHVSNRFGELDCYRVSLHGGFSEGNRAYVAFQEYEPRLHIKCDPPSSLQSNFSADKCQLWWSVPAFLEQILQYELAFKEQNESWEQAQHKNLFNSATSVDIEATEFQAGITYVARVRCKTSQGETSYESQWSEWSQTTAFQRAALPALVQLPEEPFSTSTLQFLFIPVCLGVILYLLFSCKFPSRAKSITCLSIPTPAAFFQPLYTLHNGNFKDWVGPKEACGQVRRHEASDLSKVSVEPVADPSAHEVISQISLKSVAKTSVALQEDDCAPASSPAQPYVGAKEVAVGLAALFPHDHSEAGALAPLEGSAMEDGSPDMEGSPLLYLQQGEADLYMLQKSLELESLSFCSNDYCTLCDGDAAGGSIPAEWLQLLEGGSLRKHPPSGEDAALLGHQV comes from the exons ATGGGCCAGGACACCCAGTGCACctacctccagctgtgcctcGCTGCCCTTGCACTcgccagagaaggggaagggacag AGGAGCTTCCGGGCAACCTGAGCTGCCTGAACAACTACGAGACCCGGGCGGACTGCACGTGGGTGACGGACGGGCCCGTGGGGGACGGGCCCTTCTACCTGAATTTCACCGA CCTGATCCCCGCGGAGACCAGCAGCTGCGTGCTGACTGCCAGCGGGGCCTCGCCGCGGCGGCATCACTGCTCCATCCACGTGTCGAATCGCTTCGGCGAGTTGGACTGCTACCGCGTGTCTCTGCACGGCGGCTTCTCTGAGGGCAATCGCGCGTACGTCGCCTTCCAGGAGTACGAGCCCCGGCTGCACA TTAAGTGCGATCCcccctccagcctgcagagcaaCTTCAGTGCCGACAAGTGCCAGCTCTGGTGGAGCGTGCCTGCCTTCCTGGAGCAGATCCTGCAGTACGAGCTGGCGTTCAAGGAGCAGAACGAGTCCTGGGAG CAAGCCCAGCACAAAAACCTGTTCAACTCGGCAACCAGCGTCGACATTGAGGCCACAGAGTTTCAAGCTGGCATCACTTATGTTGCAAGAGTTCGCTGCAAAACTTCCCAAGGCGAGACATCTTATGAGAGTCAGTGGAGCGAGTGGAGCCAGACGACAGCATTTCAGAGAGCTGCTCTCCCAG CTTTGGTGCAGCTGCCTGAAGAGCCGTTTAGCACCAGCACGTTGCAGTTTCTGTTCATTCCCGTATGTCTCGGCGTTATACTCTACCTATTGTTTAGCTGCAAGTTCCCCTCCAG GGCAAAGAGCATCACCTGCCTGAGCATTCCCACCCCTGCCGCTTTCTTCCAGCCCCTCTACACCCTGCACAACGGGAACTTCAAG GACTGGGTTGGCCCCAAGGAGGCATGTGGCCAGGTCAGAAGACATGAAGCCAGTGACCTCAGCAAAGTGTCTGTGGAGCCCGTGGCTGATCCGAGCGCTCATGAAGTGATCTCCCAGATCTCCTTAAAGTCGGTGGCAAAGACCAGCGTGGCTCTGCAGGAGGATGACTGCGCCCCTGCCTCAAGCCCAGCGCAGCCGTACGTGGGTGCAAAAGAGGTAGCGGTGGGGCTGGCAGCGTTGTTTCCACACGACCACTCTGAAGCAGGGGCCCTGGCCCCGTTGGAGGGAAGCGCGATGGAAGATGGCAGCCCTGACATGGAAGGGAGCCCTTTGCTCTACTTGCAGCAGGGCGAGGCTGACCTGTACATGCTGCAGAAGTCTCTGGAGCTGGAAAGCTTGTCCTTCTGCAGCAACGACTACTGTACCTTGTGCGACGGTGATGCTGCGGGGGGCTCGATCCCTGCTgaatggctgcagctcctggaaggGGGGAGTCTGCGCAAGCACCCACCCAGCGGGGAAGACGCTGCCCTGCTGGGTCACCAGGTCTGA